One Rhizobiales bacterium GAS188 DNA window includes the following coding sequences:
- a CDS encoding Regulator of RNase E activity RraA has protein sequence MQTAGIQKYPSASQADPAIVTALRDIPVALLSDNLHRNCGSVGLHPYHSPGPLAGTAVTVRTRGGDNLAVLRAFEFCRPGDVMVVDAGGDVSNAVIGGILSFYAASIGLAGMVIDGAIRDVAEIGERKFPVYARGVNHRGPYKDGPGEINVAISVGGMAVRPGDLVVGDRDGLLAFGPEIAGWLIEKALAQRAKEEETMRVMREGRWDRSFIDALEARCAN, from the coding sequence ATGCAGACCGCCGGTATCCAAAAATACCCCTCGGCCTCACAAGCCGATCCGGCCATCGTCACCGCCCTGCGTGACATCCCGGTCGCGCTCTTGAGCGACAACCTGCACCGCAATTGCGGCAGCGTCGGGCTGCACCCCTATCACAGCCCGGGGCCACTCGCGGGAACAGCCGTCACGGTGCGGACCAGAGGCGGCGACAATTTGGCGGTCTTGCGCGCATTCGAATTCTGCCGGCCCGGCGACGTGATGGTGGTCGATGCCGGAGGCGACGTCTCCAACGCGGTGATCGGCGGCATCCTGTCCTTTTATGCCGCCTCCATTGGCCTTGCCGGCATGGTGATCGACGGCGCCATCCGCGACGTCGCGGAGATCGGCGAGCGGAAATTCCCCGTTTACGCGCGCGGCGTCAACCATCGCGGCCCCTACAAGGACGGGCCGGGCGAGATCAACGTCGCCATCTCGGTCGGAGGCATGGCGGTCAGGCCGGGTGATCTCGTGGTCGGCGATCGAGACGGCTTGCTGGCGTTCGGGCCGGAAATCGCCGGCTGGCTCATCGAGAAAGCCTTGGCGCAGCGCGCGAAGGAGGAAGAAACCATGCGGGTTATGCGCGAAGGTCGATGGGACCGCTCGTTCATCGATGCTTTGGAGGCCCGCTGCGCCAACTGA
- a CDS encoding methionine synthase (B12-independent), which translates to MIAAHTDVVGSLLRPVALRKAREDWVAGRLSQAQFKSMEDRAVDEAVSLQEAAGLDIVTDGEMRRLSFQSQMTEAVDGFGAWDINAFLWGHWHGDGAVGERRRERPVNLGVVSKLVRKRHLAAEEFVYLRGRTSRVAKVTLPSPSLFVNFWSPERSRSAYASLEHYLADVVAILRDEVAELVRLGATYIQIDAPHYPLLLAPETRTFYESRGWTFDEWLSRGIELDNAVMAGFPDVTFAIHLCRGNQEGRWLVEGDYEPIARPIFQRIGATRLLLEYDDDRSGSFAPLRHVPDDKTVVLGLISTKRPQTEAPEDLIRRITEANRFVPLERLALSPQCGFASSIVGNNLSIEDERRKLETLCETARRVWS; encoded by the coding sequence ATGATTGCGGCACATACCGATGTTGTCGGCAGTCTTCTCCGGCCGGTCGCGTTGCGCAAAGCACGGGAAGACTGGGTGGCCGGGCGTCTTAGTCAGGCGCAATTCAAGTCCATGGAGGATCGCGCCGTCGATGAGGCGGTCTCCCTGCAGGAGGCAGCGGGGCTCGACATCGTGACCGACGGCGAAATGCGGCGGCTTTCGTTCCAGAGCCAGATGACCGAGGCTGTCGACGGTTTCGGCGCCTGGGACATCAATGCCTTCTTGTGGGGCCATTGGCATGGCGACGGCGCCGTCGGGGAGCGGCGCCGCGAGCGGCCGGTCAATCTCGGCGTGGTCAGCAAGCTCGTGCGCAAACGGCATCTTGCTGCCGAAGAGTTCGTCTATCTGCGTGGCCGCACGAGCCGCGTCGCAAAGGTAACCCTGCCCAGCCCCAGCCTGTTTGTGAATTTCTGGTCGCCGGAACGTTCCCGGTCCGCATATGCAAGCCTCGAACACTATCTCGCCGACGTGGTCGCGATCCTTCGCGACGAGGTCGCGGAGCTGGTTCGCCTCGGTGCCACCTATATCCAGATCGACGCACCTCACTATCCTCTGCTGCTCGCGCCTGAGACCCGGACCTTTTATGAATCGCGCGGCTGGACATTCGATGAGTGGTTGAGCCGCGGGATCGAGCTCGACAACGCCGTGATGGCGGGATTTCCCGACGTGACCTTCGCCATCCACCTCTGTCGTGGCAACCAAGAAGGCCGTTGGCTCGTCGAGGGCGACTATGAGCCAATTGCCCGGCCGATTTTCCAGCGCATCGGTGCAACGCGGCTTCTCCTCGAATACGACGACGATCGGTCGGGCTCGTTTGCACCCCTCCGGCACGTCCCGGACGACAAGACGGTGGTCCTCGGATTGATCAGCACCAAGCGGCCACAAACGGAGGCGCCGGAAGACCTCATCCGTCGCATCACGGAAGCAAACCGCTTTGTGCCGCTAGAGCGCTTGGCGCTCAGCCCTCAGTGCGGCTTTGCGTCTTCGATCGTTGGAAACAACCTTTCCATCGAGGACGAAAGACGTAAGCTCGAGACGCTGTGCGAAACTGCGCGACGCGTATGGAGCTAG
- a CDS encoding signal peptide peptidase SppA, translating into MSERRFLSRLNPTSWRRRPTVGVVRLAGAIGLPWSARGGGLSIDSIVRPLERAFGLKNLKAVALAINSPGGSAVQSSLIAKRIRALAAEKNVPVLAFVEDVAASGGYWLATAGDEIYADESSIIGSIGVISAGFGFVDLLQRIGVERRVHTAGPRKAMLDPFRAEQPEDVTRLHMLQQEIHDNFKAQVRARRGSRLSGEEADLFGGEVWTARSALERGLIDGIGDLRTILRGRFGDKINLVAVTPQRNWLRRRLGLEHSEGFAEHVLATVEELALWSRYGL; encoded by the coding sequence GTGAGCGAACGCCGCTTCCTGTCCCGTCTCAACCCGACCAGCTGGCGTCGACGCCCAACCGTCGGCGTCGTCCGCCTGGCCGGCGCCATCGGCCTGCCCTGGTCGGCGCGCGGGGGCGGCCTGTCGATCGATTCGATCGTCCGCCCGCTCGAGCGCGCCTTCGGCCTCAAGAACCTCAAGGCAGTCGCGTTGGCGATCAACTCGCCTGGCGGCTCAGCGGTTCAATCTTCGCTTATCGCCAAGCGTATCCGTGCGCTTGCCGCCGAGAAAAACGTGCCGGTGCTGGCCTTCGTCGAGGATGTCGCAGCCTCAGGCGGTTACTGGCTGGCGACCGCGGGCGACGAGATCTATGCCGACGAATCCTCGATCATCGGCTCCATCGGCGTGATTAGCGCGGGTTTCGGCTTTGTCGACCTGCTGCAGCGCATCGGGGTCGAGCGCCGCGTCCATACCGCCGGCCCGCGCAAGGCGATGCTCGATCCCTTCCGCGCCGAGCAGCCCGAGGACGTGACGCGACTACACATGCTCCAGCAGGAAATCCATGACAACTTCAAGGCGCAGGTGCGCGCGAGACGCGGCAGCCGCCTGAGCGGCGAGGAGGCGGATCTATTCGGCGGGGAGGTCTGGACGGCGCGGTCGGCGCTGGAGCGCGGCCTCATAGACGGCATTGGGGATCTGCGCACGATCTTGCGCGGCCGTTTCGGGGACAAGATCAATCTTGTTGCAGTGACGCCGCAGCGCAATTGGCTGCGCCGCCGCCTTGGGCTGGAGCATTCGGAAGGTTTTGCCGAACACGTGCTCGCTACCGTGGAGGAGCTCGCGCTCTGGTCGCGCTACGGGCTGTAA
- a CDS encoding Predicted nuclease of the RNAse H fold, HicB family: MKRRLYPAVLERGPKGTFGAWFPDFPGCVAGGKSQEETIEKAEKTLAQAVDALAEHGRPLPEPTPIERIVLPKGSDLLAYFIVGVDPPDPSERVNVYLPKSLIGRVDRRAAELGMSRSSFFGLAATNALSWFPGPIPVPGSVRAGLAEPRSKVHKTGGLRTEKSRIKKPSP; this comes from the coding sequence ATGAAAAGACGGCTCTATCCGGCAGTTCTGGAGCGCGGTCCCAAGGGAACGTTCGGCGCCTGGTTTCCCGATTTTCCCGGCTGCGTCGCCGGTGGAAAATCGCAAGAGGAGACAATCGAGAAGGCGGAAAAGACTCTGGCGCAAGCGGTCGATGCGCTGGCCGAGCATGGCAGGCCGCTTCCCGAGCCGACACCGATCGAGCGGATCGTGCTTCCCAAGGGCAGCGACCTCCTGGCTTATTTCATTGTCGGCGTGGACCCCCCGGATCCGTCGGAGAGGGTGAATGTCTACCTTCCGAAAAGCCTGATTGGCCGGGTCGACAGGCGCGCGGCGGAACTTGGCATGAGTCGCTCCAGCTTTTTCGGGCTCGCTGCCACCAACGCGCTGAGCTGGTTCCCGGGCCCAATCCCGGTCCCAGGCAGCGTTCGGGCGGGTTTGGCGGAGCCCCGCTCGAAGGTGCACAAGACGGGCGGGCTGCGAACGGAAAAATCACGGATCAAAAAACCCTCGCCTTAA
- a CDS encoding protein-L-isoaspartate(D-aspartate) O-methyltransferase, translating to MDRQGELSIIRAAYAKQILAAAGVDDARLGAAFGTMRREDFLGPGPWPILRWLRDYVLTPDSDPVYLYTDDLIGILPERRINNGQPSLHAHLIHRASPGVGERVVHIGTGTGYYTAILAYLAGPSGRVTGIEYDSELAARAKANLAPHPNVDIVAGDGALVSFGEADVIYVNAGCTRPAESWLDRLAEGGRLILPMTSDQGFGAASPERMASAGAVFRIERRGHDYFATWISPVAIFPFAGSRDEVSEHALAEAFAKGGWQQITRLYRDQEIAEERCWLRGSGWCLAYS from the coding sequence ATGGATCGGCAAGGCGAACTCAGCATCATTCGGGCGGCCTACGCCAAGCAAATTCTGGCCGCCGCGGGCGTCGACGATGCGCGTCTCGGCGCGGCGTTCGGCACAATGCGCCGTGAGGACTTTCTCGGGCCTGGACCTTGGCCGATCCTCCGCTGGCTGCGGGACTACGTCCTGACGCCCGACAGCGATCCGGTCTATTTATACACCGATGATCTCATCGGCATTCTGCCCGAACGGCGCATCAACAATGGGCAACCGTCGTTGCATGCGCACCTCATTCACCGGGCGTCGCCGGGCGTCGGCGAGCGCGTCGTGCATATCGGAACCGGCACCGGCTATTACACCGCCATCCTTGCCTACCTCGCGGGGCCGTCAGGCCGGGTTACCGGAATAGAATATGATTCCGAACTCGCTGCGCGAGCCAAGGCCAATCTCGCGCCGCACCCGAACGTCGACATCGTCGCGGGCGACGGCGCTTTGGTTTCGTTCGGTGAAGCCGATGTCATTTACGTCAATGCCGGCTGCACGCGGCCGGCCGAAAGCTGGCTCGATCGCCTCGCCGAGGGCGGGCGCCTGATCTTGCCGATGACGTCGGACCAGGGCTTTGGCGCAGCTTCGCCGGAGCGAATGGCGAGCGCCGGCGCTGTCTTTCGAATCGAGCGTCGCGGTCATGACTATTTTGCGACCTGGATTTCGCCGGTTGCGATCTTCCCGTTCGCTGGAAGCCGTGACGAGGTTTCTGAACATGCGCTGGCCGAAGCCTTCGCAAAGGGGGGCTGGCAGCAGATCACGCGCCTCTATCGCGATCAGGAGATTGCCGAGGAGCGTTGCTGGCTTCGCGGGTCAGGGTGGTGCCTCGCCTACAGCTGA
- a CDS encoding Pimeloyl-ACP methyl ester carboxylesterase, which yields MNNLPTIKADFLEAGSGPMVMLVHSSVSGARQWRRLMDDLKDEFHVRAVNLFGYGGTPPWSIGAPQSLDDQARLVETALPTNADTVCLVGHSFGGSIAMKLAARLSGRVTRLVLLETNPFYLLEQSGRADAFAEAMDLRNCIKTFGALGEWATAAERFADYWGGAGSWQQMPAERRKAFAEALKPNYFEWDAVMNETTPVEQWAQLLPSSTLLVCDPNTVFPIREITAILRRSCPGWTYKEIAGGGHMAPLTRPDLINPLVRSFLRLQPGDDRAAPTHAS from the coding sequence ATGAACAATTTGCCAACCATCAAGGCTGACTTTCTCGAGGCCGGATCCGGCCCCATGGTCATGCTCGTGCATTCCAGCGTGTCGGGCGCTCGCCAATGGCGCCGTCTGATGGACGACCTGAAAGACGAGTTTCATGTCCGTGCGGTGAATTTATTTGGGTACGGCGGGACACCGCCCTGGTCGATCGGCGCACCGCAGTCCCTCGACGATCAGGCGCGGCTGGTGGAAACCGCCCTGCCGACGAACGCGGACACAGTTTGCCTGGTCGGCCACTCCTTCGGCGGGTCGATAGCCATGAAGTTGGCTGCGAGGCTGTCTGGGCGAGTCACCAGGCTGGTCCTGCTGGAGACGAATCCATTTTATCTCCTCGAGCAATCCGGCCGGGCGGACGCATTCGCCGAGGCCATGGACTTACGCAATTGCATCAAGACGTTCGGAGCACTCGGCGAGTGGGCAACGGCGGCCGAACGATTCGCCGACTATTGGGGCGGCGCGGGGTCGTGGCAGCAAATGCCCGCGGAGCGGCGCAAGGCATTTGCGGAAGCGCTGAAGCCAAATTATTTCGAGTGGGACGCGGTGATGAACGAAACCACGCCCGTGGAACAATGGGCACAGCTGCTCCCCAGCTCTACGCTTCTCGTCTGCGATCCGAACACGGTATTTCCCATCCGCGAAATCACGGCGATCCTGCGCCGGTCTTGCCCCGGATGGACCTACAAGGAGATTGCGGGCGGCGGTCACATGGCGCCGCTTACGCGTCCTGATCTCATCAACCCGCTTGTGAGGTCGTTTCTGCGATTGCAGCCAGGCGACGATCGGGCCGCGCCGACGCACGCGTCATGA
- a CDS encoding fatty-acyl-CoA synthase, producing the protein MQVTGISAASLRQHALGDLLRRSAGRMPLKPAILCGDVTWSYAEFDRICNRLAHGLMAQGIGVGDRLAILSRNSHAFAAMRFALARIGAVLVPINFMLNAEEIAFILKSSGATSLAMGADFVEMGRAAAARGTAVERLIWLPGETAAQAPSDIESFDRLLSTTDTAPDIEVDSRMVAQIVYTSGTESLSKGAVLTHEAIIWEYVSCVIEGEIAADDIVLHALPLYHCAQLDVFLGPSIYLGATNVITGLPRPEVILPLLARHRISSFFAPPSIWIALLRSQLFDVTDLSALRKGYYGASIMPVEVLMEMQRRLPQVRLWNFYGQTEIAPLATVLKPEDQMRKAGSAGKAVLNVETRVVDDEMRDVQPGEVGEIVHRSPQLLSGYFADPEKTQSAFHGGWFHSGDLATIDEEGYITVVDRKKDMIKSGGENVASREVEETIYRLPQVSEVAVIGLPDPYWVEAVTAVIVVKAGQALDADLVIAHCKAEMAPFKVPKRVILTDSLPKNPSGKLLKRELRERHAAGSLERDGDEQFANHQG; encoded by the coding sequence ATGCAGGTTACGGGCATTTCGGCGGCTTCGCTGCGGCAACACGCGCTCGGCGACCTCTTGCGCCGCAGCGCCGGGCGCATGCCGCTGAAACCCGCCATCCTCTGCGGGGACGTGACTTGGAGCTATGCGGAGTTCGACCGCATCTGCAATCGCCTGGCGCATGGGTTGATGGCGCAAGGCATCGGGGTTGGCGACCGCCTCGCCATCCTGTCGCGCAACTCGCACGCCTTCGCGGCCATGCGCTTCGCGCTCGCCCGCATCGGCGCCGTGCTCGTGCCGATCAACTTCATGCTGAACGCCGAGGAAATCGCCTTCATCTTGAAGAGCTCGGGCGCCACGAGCCTGGCGATGGGGGCGGATTTCGTCGAAATGGGCCGCGCCGCTGCGGCACGCGGCACCGCGGTCGAGCGGCTCATCTGGCTGCCGGGCGAGACGGCGGCGCAGGCGCCTTCCGACATCGAGAGCTTCGATCGGCTGTTGAGCACCACCGACACGGCGCCCGACATCGAGGTCGACAGCCGCATGGTGGCGCAGATCGTCTACACCAGCGGCACCGAGTCGCTGTCGAAGGGCGCGGTGCTCACCCATGAGGCAATCATCTGGGAATATGTGAGCTGCGTGATCGAAGGCGAGATCGCGGCCGACGACATCGTCCTGCACGCGCTGCCTTTGTATCATTGCGCCCAGCTCGACGTCTTCCTCGGGCCGTCGATCTATCTCGGCGCCACGAATGTCATCACCGGGCTGCCGCGCCCCGAGGTGATCTTGCCGCTGCTCGCGCGCCATCGCATCTCCTCCTTCTTCGCGCCGCCCTCCATCTGGATCGCGCTGCTGCGCTCGCAGCTCTTCGACGTGACCGATCTGTCGGCGTTGCGCAAAGGCTATTACGGGGCCTCGATCATGCCGGTCGAGGTGCTCATGGAGATGCAGCGAAGGCTGCCGCAGGTGCGCTTATGGAATTTCTACGGGCAGACCGAGATCGCTCCGCTGGCGACGGTGCTCAAGCCAGAAGACCAGATGCGCAAGGCCGGTTCTGCCGGCAAGGCAGTGCTGAATGTCGAGACGCGCGTCGTCGATGACGAGATGCGCGACGTGCAGCCTGGCGAGGTCGGCGAGATCGTGCATCGCTCGCCGCAACTGCTGTCGGGCTATTTCGCGGATCCCGAGAAGACGCAATCAGCCTTCCACGGCGGCTGGTTCCATAGCGGCGATCTCGCGACCATCGATGAGGAGGGCTATATCACCGTCGTCGACCGCAAGAAGGACATGATCAAATCCGGCGGCGAGAATGTCGCGAGCCGCGAGGTCGAGGAGACGATCTACCGCCTGCCGCAAGTATCGGAGGTGGCGGTGATCGGGCTGCCCGATCCCTATTGGGTGGAGGCGGTCACCGCGGTGATCGTGGTCAAGGCCGGCCAAGCGCTCGACGCCGACTTAGTGATCGCCCATTGCAAGGCCGAAATGGCGCCGTTCAAGGTGCCTAAACGCGTCATCCTCACCGACAGCCTGCCGAAGAATCCAAGCGGCAAGCTGTTGAAGCGCGAATTGCGCGAGCGCCATGCGGCAGGCAGCTTGGAGCGAGACGGCGATGAACAATTTGCCAACCATCAAGGCTGA
- a CDS encoding glutaconate CoA-transferase subunit A, whose protein sequence is MTHDPVSDLDQLAAAIPDGAKLAVPADYSGVAMAATRALIRRGARHLHVVCVPVSGLQAEMLIGAGCVDVIETSAVTLGEFGPAPRFVDAVRQGAITLKDATCPAVHAALQAAEKGLPFMPLRGILGSDLIANRSDWKVIDNPFAAGDRIVVLPAIEPDIALFHAPLADREGNVWIGRRRELMTMAHAAKRCFVTVEEIREESLFDSESLAAGVIPALYIDAVVEAKQGAWPLGLWGAYGPDEGFLRDYVAQAKTQAGFGELMGRWLERPPLAAE, encoded by the coding sequence GTGACGCATGACCCGGTCTCCGATCTCGATCAACTCGCCGCCGCCATTCCGGACGGGGCGAAGCTCGCCGTGCCGGCCGATTATTCCGGCGTCGCCATGGCGGCGACGCGGGCGCTGATCCGCCGCGGCGCCAGGCATTTGCATGTCGTCTGCGTGCCGGTGAGCGGGCTGCAAGCCGAGATGCTGATCGGAGCAGGCTGCGTCGACGTCATCGAGACTTCGGCCGTGACGCTCGGCGAGTTCGGCCCGGCGCCCCGCTTCGTCGATGCCGTGCGCCAAGGCGCGATCACCCTGAAGGATGCGACCTGCCCTGCCGTCCACGCAGCGCTCCAGGCCGCCGAGAAGGGCCTCCCCTTCATGCCTCTGCGCGGCATATTGGGAAGCGACCTGATCGCCAACCGCAGCGATTGGAAGGTCATCGACAACCCCTTCGCCGCTGGAGACCGCATCGTCGTCCTGCCGGCGATCGAGCCCGATATCGCGCTGTTCCACGCGCCGCTTGCCGATCGGGAGGGCAATGTCTGGATCGGGCGGCGGCGCGAGCTCATGACCATGGCGCATGCCGCGAAGCGCTGTTTCGTCACGGTCGAGGAGATCCGCGAGGAGAGCCTGTTCGACAGCGAGAGCCTCGCGGCCGGCGTCATCCCGGCTCTCTATATCGATGCCGTGGTCGAGGCGAAGCAGGGCGCCTGGCCCCTCGGCCTATGGGGCGCCTATGGACCGGACGAAGGCTTCCTGCGCGATTATGTGGCGCAGGCGAAGACGCAAGCCGGCTTCGGCGAGCTCATGGGGCGCTGGCTCGAGCGCCCGCCTCTCGCGGCCGAATGA
- a CDS encoding glutaconate CoA-transferase subunit B, whose amino-acid sequence MSLAMSQERAWSQERSWSQENEPTRQELLIGVIAELLAGCRHVAVGAASPIPGAGALLARARSGGALRVSVLGSTQHNFFTNGGVELFDCAAQGRIDAFFLGGGQIDGHGNINLVGTGSYPRTDIRWPGSFGSAYLYFLVPRVILFREEHTRRVMVDSVDFISAPGRSDDGVYRTGGPHALLTNLALFDYERTNRRFRLRSVHPGHNLEEVLDNTGFTFERPDIVPQTPSPDAETLALIRARIRGEIAEVYPRFAAAAFATA is encoded by the coding sequence ATGAGCCTGGCTATGTCTCAAGAAAGAGCTTGGTCTCAAGAAAGATCCTGGTCTCAAGAGAACGAGCCGACGCGCCAGGAATTGCTGATCGGCGTGATCGCCGAGCTGCTCGCCGGCTGCCGTCATGTGGCGGTCGGCGCCGCATCGCCGATTCCGGGCGCAGGCGCCCTGCTCGCGAGGGCGCGCTCGGGCGGGGCGCTGCGCGTCTCGGTGCTCGGCTCGACGCAGCATAATTTCTTCACCAATGGCGGCGTCGAGCTGTTCGATTGCGCCGCGCAAGGGCGCATCGATGCCTTCTTCCTGGGCGGCGGCCAGATCGACGGACACGGCAATATCAACCTCGTCGGCACCGGCAGCTACCCTCGAACCGACATACGTTGGCCGGGCTCGTTCGGCTCGGCTTATCTCTATTTCCTGGTGCCGCGCGTCATTCTGTTCCGCGAGGAGCATACGCGGCGCGTGATGGTCGACAGCGTCGATTTCATCAGTGCGCCCGGCCGCAGCGACGATGGCGTCTATCGCACGGGTGGCCCGCACGCGCTTCTGACCAATCTGGCGCTGTTCGATTATGAGCGCACAAATCGCCGCTTCCGCCTGAGAAGCGTGCATCCGGGCCACAACCTGGAGGAGGTGCTCGACAATACGGGCTTTACCTTCGAGCGCCCCGACATCGTGCCGCAGACCCCCTCCCCGGACGCCGAGACGCTCGCCCTGATCCGCGCGCGTATCCGCGGCGAGATCGCCGAGGTCTATCCGCGCTTCGCCGCCGCGGCTTTCGCCACCGCTTGA
- a CDS encoding cupin 2 domain-containing protein — MTDNLFDDIPAASAQEVITELVAAKDLRIERIVSTGQASPPGFWYDQPFAEWVVVLSGSAGLKIEGEGEVRVLRKGDYLHIPAHRRHRVEWTETGAPTIWLAVHHG, encoded by the coding sequence ATGACCGACAACCTCTTCGACGATATTCCGGCAGCGTCGGCACAGGAGGTGATCACCGAGCTCGTCGCCGCCAAGGATCTGCGCATCGAACGCATCGTCTCGACCGGCCAGGCGAGCCCGCCCGGCTTCTGGTACGATCAGCCCTTCGCCGAATGGGTGGTGGTGCTGTCGGGGTCTGCGGGGCTGAAGATCGAAGGGGAGGGCGAGGTTCGCGTCCTGCGCAAGGGCGATTACCTGCATATCCCGGCGCATCGGCGCCACCGCGTCGAGTGGACGGAAACCGGCGCGCCGACGATCTGGCTCGCCGTGCATCACGGCTGA
- a CDS encoding amino acid/polyamine/organocation transporter, APC superfamily produces MTTLVKSLGAARGTALMLNIVIGAGLLVLPGLAVQEAGDLAIWSWIACAIAALPLLGVFLLLGRRFPDAGGVAHLARQGFGPAGYAVASFLLLGAVIFGLPSIALTGGYYAKSILGGDAHLYAALLIVLGAAIHLVSSTGAAKFNSVVAASVVVALVILLSIGFFGLPAASRSPALATPGLGDLDTIFAPFMMIFFAFTGWEVGAGISEEFRNPRRDLPIAMFLSFAIAVSLYAAAAFLSQRVELAGNFTSPFVAMVEPTLGRLGSVLVSVTAVIIVFANLSGAIWGVSRLVFALSREGMLPSTFQTARDGSPVQAVAFTAAALLCVVTLDAAGILGIGRMLSMAGQNFLILYGIAAATLLLTAQGWSERLLAGVSVVIVLGLLVKSGQSLAYPAAIAACAMALTGSWRARHAGLARPNPLKPAKP; encoded by the coding sequence ATGACGACGCTGGTCAAATCGCTCGGTGCGGCGCGCGGAACTGCGCTGATGCTCAACATCGTCATCGGCGCAGGCCTGCTGGTGCTGCCGGGCCTCGCGGTCCAGGAGGCAGGAGACCTGGCGATCTGGAGCTGGATCGCCTGCGCGATCGCGGCCCTGCCGTTGCTCGGCGTCTTCCTGCTGCTCGGCCGCCGCTTTCCCGATGCCGGCGGCGTGGCGCATCTCGCGAGACAAGGTTTTGGGCCGGCCGGCTATGCGGTCGCGAGCTTCCTTTTGCTCGGTGCCGTCATCTTCGGCCTGCCCTCGATCGCGCTCACCGGCGGCTATTACGCCAAGAGCATTCTCGGCGGCGATGCCCATCTCTATGCGGCTCTCCTGATCGTGCTCGGCGCCGCCATTCATCTCGTCTCGAGCACGGGAGCGGCGAAATTCAACAGCGTGGTCGCGGCCTCGGTGGTGGTGGCGCTCGTCATCCTTCTCTCGATCGGCTTCTTCGGGCTTCCGGCGGCGAGCCGCTCGCCCGCGCTCGCCACGCCCGGGCTCGGTGATCTCGACACCATCTTTGCGCCCTTCATGATGATCTTCTTTGCTTTCACGGGCTGGGAAGTCGGCGCCGGCATCTCGGAGGAGTTCAGGAATCCGCGACGCGATCTGCCGATCGCCATGTTTCTCTCCTTCGCGATAGCGGTCTCGCTCTACGCGGCCGCGGCCTTTCTGTCGCAGCGCGTCGAGCTTGCCGGCAACTTCACCTCGCCTTTCGTCGCCATGGTCGAACCGACGCTCGGGCGCCTCGGCAGCGTCCTCGTCTCGGTGACCGCGGTCATCATCGTCTTCGCCAATCTCTCAGGCGCCATCTGGGGCGTATCACGCCTCGTCTTCGCCCTGAGCCGGGAAGGCATGCTTCCGAGCACATTCCAGACCGCCCGGGACGGCTCGCCGGTCCAGGCCGTCGCCTTCACGGCGGCTGCCTTGCTGTGCGTCGTCACGCTCGACGCCGCGGGAATATTGGGAATCGGCCGCATGCTCAGCATGGCGGGGCAGAATTTCCTGATCCTCTATGGCATCGCCGCCGCAACCCTGCTGTTGACCGCGCAGGGCTGGAGCGAACGCCTGCTCGCCGGCGTCAGTGTCGTCATCGTGCTGGGACTGCTCGTGAAAAGCGGCCAGTCCCTCGCCTATCCGGCAGCCATTGCGGCTTGCGCCATGGCCCTGACCGGCAGCTGGCGGGCGCGCCATGCCGGATTGGCGCGACCGAACCCATTAAAGCCCGCGAAACCCTGA
- a CDS encoding Cupin domain-containing protein, with protein MTMIYRQKLEPTQIPDLIFSALPDQGCVEIQRDVPGKEHAWHTHETDETILVLDGSLRFYWEQGERICFPGDVISLPSGAPHGSVALDKGAIYLIAFHAVKLWQ; from the coding sequence ATGACCATGATCTATCGCCAGAAGCTCGAACCGACCCAGATCCCCGATCTGATCTTCAGCGCTTTGCCGGATCAGGGATGCGTCGAGATCCAGCGGGACGTTCCCGGCAAGGAACATGCCTGGCACACGCATGAGACCGACGAGACCATCCTGGTTCTCGACGGCAGCCTGCGTTTCTATTGGGAGCAGGGCGAACGCATCTGCTTTCCTGGCGATGTGATCTCGTTGCCAAGCGGGGCGCCGCACGGATCGGTCGCCCTCGACAAGGGCGCGATCTACCTGATCGCCTTCCACGCCGTGAAGCTCTGGCAATGA